In Stieleria varia, one genomic interval encodes:
- a CDS encoding DUF4277 domain-containing protein, producing the protein MGVFPIINRIIERLELDSTLCGFLPQEDRRSKVRTSTALTLLIKNILINREPLYGLGAWVSQFVPELLGLEQQQLKSLNDDRVGRALDRLFDANLPELAMAVTRKVVDEFHLNLNELHNDSTTVRFYGDYDEFEQPVLRRGKLTVAIQQGAQQGPSS; encoded by the coding sequence ATCGGCGTCTTTCCCATCATCAATAGGATCATCGAGCGTCTGGAACTCGATTCCACACTCTGTGGTTTCCTGCCGCAAGAAGACCGCCGAAGCAAGGTGCGCACGTCCACCGCTTTGACCCTGCTGATCAAGAACATCTTGATCAACAGGGAGCCGCTTTACGGGCTGGGGGCCTGGGTCTCTCAGTTCGTGCCCGAATTGCTCGGTCTGGAACAACAGCAATTAAAATCACTCAATGATGATCGTGTCGGGCGAGCACTCGATCGCCTCTTCGATGCCAACCTGCCGGAATTGGCCATGGCCGTCACTCGAAAGGTGGTTGATGAATTCCATTTGAACCTTAACGAACTACATAACGATTCAACGACAGTGCGATTCTACGGCGACTACGACGAGTTTGAACAGCCTGTCCTGCGACGTGGAAAGCTGACGGTCGCGATCCAACAGGGGGCACAGCAAGGACCATCGTCCTGA
- a CDS encoding ABC transporter permease, with product MRAILDILRLATGALWERKTRTLLTVLMVAVGCSLMIALKGLTAGFTSFIDLQFAKLAPNILFVSSAQDSNNDAYFAKSAPAVKAILNDVVAKRIRSSAWVADVIPVYQGLISLESHGRTVESTVFSIDPTKLAVVAPTMTLTTGSKLRANDPSAILFPRRLAEPPGQPPFVATGQTVKATYSSVSPDTGHPTVITRSFVVSGLINDTGDPNIDRGIVMNHAASNRLLQKNGRYDGLLVVAVSADYVSSVEADLREMYGRDVGISTPRAVLQTLNEFIDAFGSFTDSTAIIALLVGAVGIITTLYTSVTERTREIGTLKALGADKRFVLAMFLTEASVIGVVGATAGVGLGIVGGYALIEQFAATRPDLVPVYRVEDLAWVWALTVILALLAGLYPAWRAARVPAITALRRD from the coding sequence ATGAGAGCGATCCTGGATATCTTGAGGCTCGCCACCGGCGCGCTCTGGGAACGCAAGACACGCACCTTGTTGACAGTATTGATGGTTGCAGTTGGTTGCAGCTTGATGATCGCGTTGAAGGGTCTGACAGCAGGATTCACGAGTTTCATAGACCTGCAGTTTGCAAAGTTAGCGCCAAACATACTTTTCGTGAGCAGCGCACAGGACTCAAACAACGATGCCTACTTCGCCAAATCGGCACCTGCTGTCAAAGCGATCCTGAATGATGTCGTGGCAAAACGAATTCGCAGCTCCGCCTGGGTCGCAGATGTTATCCCGGTCTATCAAGGATTAATCAGCCTGGAGTCTCATGGCCGCACGGTGGAGTCCACTGTTTTTTCAATCGATCCGACAAAACTGGCTGTCGTTGCGCCGACGATGACTTTGACCACCGGTTCGAAACTTCGTGCAAACGATCCCTCAGCGATCCTGTTTCCAAGACGCCTAGCCGAACCGCCCGGCCAGCCTCCCTTCGTCGCCACGGGGCAGACGGTCAAAGCCACCTACTCGTCGGTTTCCCCCGATACGGGGCATCCGACTGTCATCACTCGATCTTTCGTCGTTTCAGGATTGATCAACGACACGGGTGATCCAAATATCGATCGTGGAATCGTGATGAACCACGCGGCAAGCAATCGGCTGCTTCAAAAGAATGGTAGGTACGATGGACTATTGGTTGTCGCAGTGTCTGCTGACTACGTTTCGTCGGTCGAAGCGGATTTGCGGGAAATGTATGGCCGTGACGTTGGAATCTCGACCCCACGTGCTGTCCTGCAAACATTGAATGAATTCATCGATGCGTTCGGATCATTTACCGATAGCACTGCCATCATTGCTTTGCTAGTGGGAGCCGTTGGAATCATCACGACACTATACACGTCGGTCACTGAACGAACTCGCGAGATCGGTACCCTTAAAGCACTCGGTGCCGACAAGAGATTTGTGCTGGCGATGTTTCTAACGGAGGCGAGTGTCATCGGCGTCGTCGGCGCGACCGCCGGGGTGGGGTTGGGCATCGTCGGCGGCTACGCCCTCATCGAGCAGTTTGCCGCCACTCGTCCTGATTTGGTACCCGTCTACCGGGTCGAAGACCTCGCATGGGTTTGGGCCTTAACCGTCATCCTTGCCTTGCTCGCCGGACTCTATCCCGCATGGCGTGCCGCAAGAGTCCCAGCGATCACTGCGCTGCGACGAGACTGA
- a CDS encoding class I SAM-dependent methyltransferase encodes MSPLNRMKTICRLIANRDRGDNHAERLENFYARQAESYDDTRSRMLHGRQGLIDLIPVVKNSVWIELGAGTGSNLELLGDRIDEIQHLHLVDLSPSMIQIAQKRIKSRNWRNVTTHLEDATKFSPPTSADVILFSYSLTMIPNWFAAIDNARRILRPGGVIAVVDYYVSRYRPDNGWVRHDWACRTFAPNAFAKNGVHPNPDHIYYLHEYFQPSYFAEHVSKLLGPFFSAPYYQFIGNKSG; translated from the coding sequence ATGTCTCCACTCAATCGAATGAAAACCATCTGCCGGTTGATCGCGAACAGGGATCGTGGCGACAATCATGCCGAGCGACTGGAGAACTTTTACGCACGGCAGGCGGAGTCGTATGACGACACCCGTAGTCGCATGCTGCATGGCCGTCAGGGATTGATCGATCTGATTCCGGTCGTGAAGAACTCCGTTTGGATTGAACTGGGAGCGGGCACTGGCTCAAACCTGGAGCTGCTGGGGGACCGGATTGACGAGATTCAGCATTTGCACTTGGTCGACTTGTCACCTTCGATGATCCAGATCGCTCAAAAACGCATCAAGAGTCGCAATTGGCGGAACGTCACCACGCACCTCGAAGACGCAACCAAGTTTTCGCCGCCCACATCGGCCGACGTCATCCTTTTCTCGTACTCGCTGACCATGATTCCCAACTGGTTTGCAGCGATCGACAACGCTCGGCGAATCCTCCGCCCCGGTGGAGTCATCGCCGTTGTGGACTACTACGTCTCGCGTTATCGCCCCGACAATGGCTGGGTTCGGCATGACTGGGCTTGCCGAACCTTCGCTCCCAACGCATTTGCTAAGAATGGCGTTCATCCAAATCCTGATCACATCTATTACTTGCACGAATACTTCCAACCATCCTACTTTGCCGAACACGTCAGCAAGCTCCTGGGGCCATTCTTCTCGGCACCCTACTACCAGTTCATCGGCAACAAGAGCGGTTAG
- a CDS encoding ABC transporter ATP-binding protein yields MASSNATLQIRDLAKVYQTAAGTVNALRGINLDFQRGEMVAIVGPSGSGKSTLLNLIGVLDRPSSGEVSIEGIPVSSLNDSEQALVRNQLIGFVFQSYNLIHRSTVINNVALPGMISHRNRRQLLDRARKLLSIMGIADKSHCRPSQLSGGQQQRVAIARSLINDPPIILADEPTGNLDSSTGQEVFDLLCTLTRQLNRTVIMVTHNLELSQLVDRAVYLRDGMVEREIRN; encoded by the coding sequence TTGGCGAGCTCGAACGCAACGCTGCAAATCCGTGACTTGGCAAAGGTCTACCAAACTGCCGCTGGGACGGTGAATGCCCTGCGTGGCATCAATCTTGACTTTCAACGCGGCGAAATGGTCGCAATCGTTGGACCATCGGGCAGTGGCAAATCGACGCTACTCAATTTGATCGGCGTTCTCGATCGACCGAGTTCCGGTGAGGTATCGATTGAAGGCATCCCTGTGAGTTCACTGAACGACAGTGAGCAAGCCTTGGTTCGCAACCAGTTGATCGGATTTGTGTTTCAATCATACAACCTGATTCACCGATCCACTGTCATTAACAATGTGGCGTTGCCAGGAATGATCTCTCATCGTAATCGACGTCAACTGCTGGATCGCGCGAGGAAACTTCTGTCCATCATGGGAATCGCCGACAAATCTCACTGTCGGCCATCGCAACTTTCTGGTGGCCAGCAACAACGCGTCGCCATCGCTCGTTCATTGATCAACGATCCACCGATCATCTTGGCCGACGAACCAACAGGAAACTTGGACTCAAGCACGGGGCAGGAAGTTTTTGATTTACTGTGTACGCTCACTCGGCAACTGAATCGAACCGTGATCATGGTCACGCACAATTTGGAACTCTCGCAGTTGGTAGACCGCGCAGTTTACCTTCGTGACGGGATGGTCGAGCGGGAGATTCGAAATTGA